In the Hordeum vulgare subsp. vulgare chromosome 7H, MorexV3_pseudomolecules_assembly, whole genome shotgun sequence genome, one interval contains:
- the LOC123409696 gene encoding berberine bridge enzyme-like Cyn d 4, producing the protein MAMLKRLALALFVSFFSCYLTSVPSLASPDDFLQCLRDKIPSELLYTQSSSSFAGVLVSSIRSARFFTNTTVRPLCVVRPTDASHVQAAVLCGRTQGVRLRVRSGGHDYEGLSYRSVRPEVFGVVDLADLRAVSVNQSETTAWVDSGATIGELYYTIAKDNSQLAFPAGLCPTIGVGGHFSGGAIGMMMRKYGLAVDNVLDAKLVNANGDLLDRAGMGEDLFWAIRGGGGGSFGIVLSWKVQLVQVPPTVTMFNIVRTLDQGAVDIVTRWQDVGPSLPNDLTIRVIVQGQQALFQALYLGTCSSLVATMGDQFPELAMTSADCQSMTWLQSIAFISFWNRDTPVEVLLSRTTSLSTFTKSKSDYVQSAISKGVWKNIFSWFTMNGAGLIILEPHGGFMGSVPTDATPYPHRSGVLYNVQYMVFWQGDGGTAANTWLGNLYDFMGQYVSKNPRQAYVNYRDLDIGQNVVVDDATTFDSAKVWGEQYFTSNFQRLAAVKAAVDPTDYFRNEQSIPPLVQGRK; encoded by the coding sequence ATGGCTATGCTCAAACGCTTAGCACTCGCACTCTTCGTTAGCTTCTTCTCATGCTACCTGACATCGGTCCcttccctagcctcccctgatgactTCCTCCAATGCTTACGGGACAAGATACCTAGCGAGCTCCTGTACACCCAGAGCTCGAGCAGCTTCGCCGGCGTGCTTGTCTCCTCCATTAGGAGCGCCAGATTCTTCACCAACACCACGGTGAGGCCGCTCTGCGTCGTGAGGCCGACCGACGCCTCCCACGTCCAGGCCGCCGTGCTCTGCGGCCGCACGCAGGGCGTGCGTCTCCGCGTGCGCAGCGGCGGGCACGACTACGAGGGCCTGTCGTACCGGTCGGTGCGGCCCGAGGTGTTCGGAGTGGTCGACCTCGCCGACCTCCGCGCCGTGAGTGTGAATCAGTCGGAGACCACTGCTTGGGTCGACTCCGGCGCGACCATCGGGGAGCTGTACTACACCATCGCCAAGGACAACTCCCAGCTCGCGTTCCCGGCCGGCCTGTGCCCGACCATCGGCGTGGGCGGCCACTTCAGCGGTGGCGCCATCGGCATGATGATGCGCAAGTATGGCCTCGCCGTCGACAACGTCCTCGACGCCAAGCTTGTCAACGCCAACGGGGATCTCCTCGACAGGGCCGGCATGGGGGAGGACCTCTTCTGGGCCatccgaggcggcggcggcgggagcttCGGCATCGTGCTCTCGTGGAAGGTCCAGCTCGTGCAGGTCCCACCGACGGTCACCATGTTCAACATCGTAAGGACGCTTGACCAGGGCGCCGTAGACATCGTGACGAGATGGCAAGATGTCGGGCCATCACTCCCCAACGATCTCACCATAAGGGTGATCGTGCAGGGCCAGCAAGCACTGTTCCAGGCCCTATACCTCGGCACGTGCAGCTCGCTCGTGGCGACCATGGGCGACCAGTTCCCGGAGCTCGCCATGACGAGCGCCGACTGCCAGTCGATGACCTGGCTCCAGTCCATAGCCTTCATCAGCTTCTGGAACAGGGACACGCCGGTGGAGGTGCTCCTGAGCCGGACCACTAGCCTgagcaccttcaccaaaagcaagTCGGACTACGTCCAGAGCGCCATCTCCAAGGGCGTATGGAAGAACATCTTCTCCTGGTTCACGATGAACGGCGCCGGGCTCATCATCCTGGAGCCCCACGGCGGGTTCATGGGGAGCGTCCCCACCGACGCGACGCCGTACCCTCACCGGAGCGGCGTGCTGTACAACGTCCAGTACATGGTGTTCTGGCAGGGTGACGGGGGCACGGCGGCGAACACCTGGCTCGGCAACTTGTACGACTTCATGGGGCAGTACGTGAGCAAGAACCCGAGGCAGGCGTACGTCAACTACCGGGACCTGGACATCGGCCAGAACGTGGTGGTGGACGACGCCACCACGTTCGACAGCGCCAAGGTTTGGGGTGAGCAGTACTTCACGAGCAACTTCCAGAGGCTCGCGGCAGTGAAGGCGGCCGTGGATCCCACCGACTACTTCAGAAACGAGCAGAGCATCCCGCCATTGGTCCAAGGACGTAAGTGA